A part of Vulpes lagopus strain Blue_001 chromosome 4, ASM1834538v1, whole genome shotgun sequence genomic DNA contains:
- the AOC1 gene encoding amiloride-sensitive amine oxidase [copper-containing] — MRPETLALGWAVAATLVLQALTTAKCTSQTLHGKGRVFKDLSAQELKAVRRFLWSQEELRLEPSRTPTVAKNSVFLIEMLLPKKQHILRFLNKGGRPPVREARAVIFFGAQEHPNVTEFAVGPLPWPYYMRELPPRPGHRTTWTSRPITWAESVLLGQTLQKTTKPLHQFFLNTTGFSFQDCDSRCLTFTDVAPRGLASGERRSWFILQRSVEGYFLHPTGLELLIDHRSTDPQDWKVEQVWYNGKFYRSPEELAQKYEEGQVDVVVLEDLPPKGQGGESTQEPPLFSSYTPRGDFPTPITVNGPRQVHPQGPRYKLEGNTVHYGGWSFSFRLRSSSGLQILNVHFGCEHIAYEVSVQEAVALYGGHTPAGMQTNYIDLGWGLGSVTHELAPGIDCPDTATFLDALHYYDADDPVRYPRALCVFEMPTGVPLRRHFNSNFSGGFNFYAGLPGQVLVLRTTSTVYNYDYIWDFIFYPNGVLEAKMHASGYIHATFYTPEGLHYGTRLHTHLLGNMHTHLVHYRIDLDVAGTKNSFQTLQMKLENITNPWSPRHHLVQSTLKQMSYHRERQAAFRFGQTLPKYLLFTSPKENRWHHKRSYRLQIHSMADQVLPLGWQQERAVTWARYPLAVTKYRESELCSSSIYNQNDPWDPPVVFEEFLHNNENIENEDLVAWVTVGFLHIPHSEDIPNTSTPGNSVGFLLRPFNFFPEDPSLASKDTVIVWPRDSGPNYVQRWIPEEDGDCLMPDPFSYNGTYRPV, encoded by the exons ATGCGGCCAGAGACGCTGGCCCTCGGCTGGGCCGTCGCCGCCACCCTGGTGCTACAGGCACTGACCACGGCCAAGTGCACCTCACAGACCCTGCATGGCAAGGGCAGGGTGTTCAAAGACCTGAGCGCCCAAGAGCTGAAGGCCGTGCGCCGCTTCCTCTGGTCCCAGGAGGAGCTGAGGCTGGAGCCCTCTAGAACACCAACGGTGGCCAAGAACTCCGTGTTCCTCATTGAGATGCTGCTACCCAAGAAGCAACACATACTGAGATTTCTGAATAAAGGTGGAAGGCCTCCTGTTCGGGAGGCGCGTGCTGTCATCTTCTTCGGAGCCCAGGAGCATCCCAATGTCACCGAGTTTGCGGTGGGGCCCCTGCCATGGCCCTACTACATGCGAGAGCtgccccccaggcctgggcacCGCACCACGTGGACCTCCCGACCCATCACCTGGGCAGAGTCTGTCCTCCTGGGCCAGACCCTGCAGAAGACCACCAAACCCCTGCACCAATTTTTTCTTAATACCACAGGCTTTTCCTTCCAAGACTGTGACTCTCGATGCCTAACTTTCACAGATGTGGCTCCTCGGGGCTTGGCCTCCGGTGAGCGCCGCTCCTGGTTCATCCTACAGCGCTCTGTAGAAGGCTACTTTTTGCACCCCACTGGCCTGGAGCTCCTCATAGATCACAGGAGCACAGACCCCCAAGACTGGAAAGTGGAGCAGGTCTGGTACAATGGAAAGTTCTACCGGAGCCCGGAAGAGCTGGCACAGAAGTATGAAGAGGGACAGGTGGATGTGGTGGTTCTGGAGGACCTTCCCCCCAAGGGCCAGGGCGGGGAGAGCACCCAGGAACCGCCCCTCTTCTCCTCCTACACGCCACGTGGGgacttccccacccccatcaccgtGAACGGCCCCCGGCAGGTGCATCCCCAAGGCCCCCGCTACAAGCTGGAGGGCAACACAGTGCACTACGGCGGCTGGAGCTTCTCTTTCAGGCTGCGCTCCTCCTCGGGGCTACAGATCCTGAACGTGCACTTCGGCTGTGAGCACATCGCCTATGAGGTGAGCGTGCAGGAGGCCGTGGCACTGTACGGAGGGCACACGCCTGCAGGAATGCAGACCAACTACATCGACTTGGGCTGGGGCTTGGGCAGCGTCACTCACGAGTTGGCCCCCGGCATCGACTGCCCGGACACGGCCACCTTCCTGGATGCCCTCCACTACTACGACGCCGATGACCCCGTGCGCTACCCGCGAGCCCTCTGCGTGTTTGAAATGCCCACAGGCGTGCCCCTTCGCCGACACTTCAATTCCAACTTCAGTGGGGGCTTCAACTTCTATGCCGGGCTGCCGGGCCAGGTGCTGGTGCTACGGACGACATCAACCGTCTACAACTATGACTACATCTGGGACTTCATCTTCTACCCCAACGGGGTGCTGGAAGCCAAGATGCACGCCTCTGGCTACATCCACGCCACCTTCTACACCCCCGAGGGGCTGCACTATGGGACCCGCCTGCATACACACCTGCTTGGCAACATGCACACTCACTTAGTGCATTACCGCATTGACCTGGACGTGGCAG GCACCAAGAATAGTTTCCAGACCCTGCAGATGAAGCTAGAGAACATCACCAACCCCTGGAGCCCAAGACACCACCTGGTCCAATCAACCCTGAAGCAGATGAGTTACCACCGGGAGCGCCAGGCAGCCTTCCGCTTCGGACAGACTCTGCCCAAGTACCTGCTCTTTACTAGTCCCAAGGAGAACCGCTGGCATCATAAGCGCAGCTACCGGCTACAGATCCACTCCATGGCCGACCAGGTGCTGCCCCTGGGCTGGCAGCAGGAGCGAGCTGTCACCTGGGCCAG GTACCCCCTGGCAGTGACCAAGTACCGGGAATCAGAGTTGTGCAGCAGCAGCATCTATAACCAGAACGACCCTTGGGACCCACCTGTGGTCTTTGAGGAGTTTCTCCACAACAATGAGAACATTGAAAACGAG GACTTGGTGGCCTGGGTCACCGTGGGTTTTCTGCACATTCCCCACTCAGAGGACATCCCTAACACTTCCACACCGGGAAACTCCGTGGGCTTCCTGCTCCGGcctttcaatttcttccctgagGACCCATCCCTGGCATCCAAAGACACCGTGATTGTGTGGCCTCGGGACAGTGGCCCCAACTACGTCCAGCGCTGGATCCCTGAGGAGGATGGGGACTGCTTAATGCCTGACCCTTTTAGCTACAATGGAACCTACAGGCCTGTGTGA